From the Labilibaculum sp. DW002 genome, one window contains:
- a CDS encoding toxin VasX: protein MADENLQLEENQVKEHTDKLSEYSVCVEGAGAPQVVGPKLTATKPGIRLHFSRYGLFPNNAKDQSQPNRLISGHLGQQSETIEEVFPEGVPPVEGFFYAKTYLNAGYVYIMDEGNPNLWYEYEVDDLGNLSSILWANNKSSDGKYLDIRTSSGKIVSDKTFKKGTVLWIAYSPVQWSIDYHTLIRTDTQRREERMVKVECTGFERGAESSTNFITPFDNTHNAFFSENKAQPFWFNNKLKEIIADDNAALEKDPQSIKEDMFITLHSPLACAKDIYYHLDEKFLYFKAYVDALQTGETIEEVKERYKSEIYEPIQIDSEYQSLFMLALTCYKLVYENKENIEKYDGGAPGWNMSDTNYPREYAKQQELDKIRKANSRSVGGYGNGYMELGKAMQSTQQRDPNRIYPEFIGYGIDRAKVEGILGVSERKELRDELNTLRDIYGDFITSEYVKKSLDDYLHNCPEGTLDGKAGLMQLVNALLVCPSDVDNALLLEKEKPGTVDKWNDFVYNYTDTYEEPDESKNSSVKSKAPGFTGSDPLYALLSGALNITALTKVNYTDISAKLSSVYKIRLDAQKKRVFDFKYHSRNGTTYKTVNEKVEFLFKRLKRDVHVYGEHSFEIRNGELNMRLNAMEATLDPNFVKYGKYRGKEDVSRILYGSTDVEIKQVQRGANIVEMPVIKNGAEIAPDQLVQNDKNVKAGQLLDSKAFNGVLTGLQILNFGVAVNDAFNDYNAQNLVNAAGIGSDLAEAGTRLRMSFVRQNAKMVTNVKELKLLNLGKQVKFFGAVGGGVTAAICFADSYQAMKVRDTDSSIAYAAAGVTFAASTLIPLIWATSSVAGPIGWIGALLGTGFIVLAATLKDSDLEKYFKNFLLSDAVAFSNSDKKFPVEYSKDILADKELLMDDANEDIKAIWMEPQDALISLYDIIVCPFINFKPTEKRSNTYTTPASYGPGGVSVPSTSITQQFYAFELEMTFLQFVDLNSNMHDGYKLYLYPRGIKNGNEIPLEKALININQVDNNPSKLKLKFTIPNKVRNMVSTSSEVLFALQVINKNAPGFPLILNNKERHMGVKFDLGDVGVGITLLFMKEEQTEKVKILPLDDLRKADTWK, encoded by the coding sequence ATGGCAGATGAAAATTTACAGTTAGAAGAAAATCAGGTTAAGGAGCATACAGATAAATTATCAGAATATAGTGTTTGTGTTGAGGGAGCAGGTGCACCGCAAGTGGTAGGGCCTAAACTCACAGCAACTAAACCTGGAATTCGTTTGCATTTTTCCCGATATGGCCTATTTCCAAATAATGCAAAAGATCAATCGCAACCTAACCGATTAATTAGTGGACATCTAGGACAACAATCAGAAACCATTGAAGAAGTTTTTCCAGAGGGAGTTCCACCAGTAGAAGGTTTCTTTTATGCAAAAACATACTTGAATGCGGGCTATGTGTATATTATGGATGAAGGAAATCCGAATCTTTGGTACGAGTACGAAGTAGATGATTTAGGAAATCTAAGTTCTATTTTATGGGCAAATAATAAAAGTTCTGATGGTAAATACCTTGATATCCGAACATCGTCAGGCAAAATTGTTTCTGATAAAACCTTTAAAAAAGGTACTGTACTATGGATTGCCTATTCTCCTGTTCAATGGTCCATTGACTATCATACGCTTATACGTACCGATACACAACGACGAGAAGAACGAATGGTTAAAGTGGAATGCACTGGTTTCGAAAGAGGAGCTGAAAGTAGCACAAACTTTATTACCCCTTTTGATAATACTCACAATGCTTTTTTCTCGGAGAATAAAGCGCAGCCATTTTGGTTCAATAATAAACTAAAAGAAATTATTGCTGATGACAATGCTGCTCTTGAAAAAGATCCGCAATCCATTAAAGAGGATATGTTTATCACTTTGCATTCGCCTTTAGCTTGTGCTAAAGATATATACTATCATTTAGATGAGAAGTTTCTTTATTTTAAAGCTTATGTAGATGCCTTGCAAACAGGAGAAACTATAGAAGAAGTAAAAGAAAGATATAAATCTGAAATTTACGAGCCAATACAAATTGATAGTGAATATCAGTCTTTATTTATGCTAGCGTTAACTTGTTATAAGTTGGTTTACGAAAATAAAGAAAATATTGAGAAATATGATGGAGGAGCTCCAGGGTGGAACATGTCGGATACCAATTACCCGCGAGAATATGCAAAGCAGCAGGAATTGGATAAGATAAGGAAGGCTAACTCAAGAAGTGTGGGAGGATATGGCAATGGCTATATGGAATTAGGAAAAGCCATGCAGTCAACCCAACAACGCGATCCTAATAGAATATATCCAGAGTTTATTGGATATGGTATTGATAGGGCAAAAGTTGAGGGAATACTTGGAGTATCGGAGCGTAAGGAACTGAGGGATGAGTTAAATACTCTTAGGGATATATATGGTGATTTTATTACTTCGGAATATGTAAAAAAAAGTTTGGATGATTACCTTCATAATTGCCCAGAGGGTACTTTAGATGGGAAGGCTGGCTTGATGCAGTTGGTGAATGCTTTGTTGGTTTGTCCAAGTGATGTAGATAATGCCCTATTATTAGAAAAAGAAAAGCCTGGTACTGTTGATAAGTGGAACGATTTTGTTTATAACTACACTGACACCTACGAGGAGCCAGATGAATCAAAAAATAGTTCTGTAAAAAGTAAAGCCCCGGGTTTTACTGGTTCCGATCCATTGTATGCCTTGTTAAGTGGTGCATTAAATATTACAGCTTTAACCAAAGTTAATTATACCGATATAAGTGCCAAACTGTCCAGTGTATATAAAATTAGGTTGGATGCCCAAAAGAAACGTGTATTCGATTTTAAATACCATTCACGCAATGGCACCACTTATAAAACGGTAAACGAAAAGGTAGAGTTTCTATTTAAGCGATTAAAAAGAGATGTTCATGTATATGGGGAACATTCCTTTGAAATTAGAAATGGGGAACTAAATATGAGGCTAAATGCCATGGAGGCAACTCTTGATCCTAATTTTGTAAAGTATGGAAAATACAGGGGAAAAGAAGATGTTAGCCGAATATTATATGGCTCTACGGATGTGGAAATTAAACAGGTGCAACGAGGCGCCAATATTGTTGAAATGCCAGTGATAAAGAATGGAGCGGAAATAGCCCCTGACCAATTGGTGCAAAACGATAAAAACGTAAAAGCCGGACAATTATTGGATAGTAAAGCATTTAATGGGGTGTTAACAGGTTTGCAAATATTAAACTTTGGTGTGGCTGTAAATGATGCATTTAATGACTATAATGCACAAAACTTGGTTAATGCTGCGGGGATTGGATCTGATTTAGCAGAGGCTGGCACAAGGTTAAGGATGTCGTTTGTAAGGCAGAATGCTAAAATGGTTACCAATGTGAAAGAATTAAAACTTTTAAATTTAGGAAAACAAGTTAAGTTTTTCGGTGCTGTAGGCGGAGGTGTAACGGCTGCTATTTGTTTTGCGGATTCATACCAGGCTATGAAGGTGCGTGATACGGATTCGTCCATAGCTTATGCTGCTGCAGGTGTTACGTTTGCAGCTTCAACCCTAATTCCCTTAATTTGGGCAACTAGTTCGGTGGCTGGCCCAATAGGATGGATTGGGGCATTACTGGGTACCGGATTTATTGTTTTGGCGGCGACATTAAAGGATAGTGACCTTGAAAAATATTTTAAAAATTTTTTATTAAGCGATGCAGTGGCTTTTTCCAATTCGGATAAAAAGTTTCCGGTTGAGTATTCAAAGGATATATTGGCGGATAAGGAATTGTTAATGGATGATGCAAATGAAGATATAAAAGCAATTTGGATGGAACCCCAAGACGCTTTAATATCTTTATACGATATTATAGTTTGCCCTTTTATTAATTTTAAACCTACCGAAAAGAGAAGTAATACTTATACAACACCCGCGTCTTATGGTCCAGGAGGTGTTAGTGTACCTAGTACCTCCATTACTCAGCAGTTTTATGCTTTTGAGCTCGAAATGACTTTTCTTCAGTTTGTAGACCTAAATAGTAATATGCACGATGGTTATAAGTTGTATTTGTATCCACGCGGAATTAAAAACGGTAACGAAATACCTCTTGAAAAAGCATTAATTAATATTAATCAAGTTGATAATAACCCAAGTAAATTAAAATTGAAATTTACAATACCGAACAAAGTTAGGAATATGGTAAGCACTTCCAGCGAGGTATTGTTTGCCTTACAGGTAATTAATAAAAATGCCCCAGGTTTTCCCTTGATTTTGAACAATAAGGAAAGGCATATGGGCGTTAAATTTGACTTGGGAGATGTTGGGGTAGGTATTACCTTGTTATTTATGAAAGAAGAACAAACTGAAAAGGTGAAAATATTACCATTGGATGATTTAAGAAAGGCAGATACATGGAAGTAA
- a CDS encoding PAAR domain-containing protein, with the protein MAGKPIATMGSMHVCPMCSGTVPHVGGPISGPGAPNVLINGKPAALMGDMCVCVGPPDVVAQGNPFVLINGVPVVCQGDLTAHGGAITAGEPNVMVSVAQPNARATMPLSQIPFPEIRLFDHIGAALNSDTVDLQEAQGNIEAIQRGDAEVEPRIYNVRWVKEQNTIRESKILKEVTLRASVLNIDDGESVTFKVKKLVPNSDGTEEQEEEIVELTGIVSNKEVEVIWEIEDPEENENS; encoded by the coding sequence ATGGCCGGAAAACCAATAGCAACAATGGGAAGTATGCACGTGTGTCCGATGTGTAGTGGAACCGTACCACATGTTGGCGGTCCTATTTCAGGTCCTGGAGCACCCAATGTTTTAATTAATGGAAAACCCGCAGCACTTATGGGCGATATGTGTGTTTGTGTTGGTCCACCCGACGTAGTAGCTCAAGGCAATCCATTTGTACTCATTAATGGCGTACCAGTAGTTTGCCAAGGTGACTTAACAGCTCATGGTGGTGCTATTACTGCAGGCGAACCAAACGTAATGGTTAGTGTGGCTCAACCAAATGCAAGAGCTACCATGCCACTTTCTCAAATACCTTTTCCCGAAATTCGTCTGTTCGACCATATTGGTGCCGCCTTAAACAGCGATACGGTAGATCTTCAAGAAGCCCAAGGAAATATTGAAGCAATCCAGAGGGGGGATGCGGAAGTGGAGCCGAGGATATATAATGTGAGGTGGGTGAAAGAACAAAATACTATACGAGAATCAAAAATTCTTAAAGAAGTTACATTGCGTGCTTCTGTTCTAAATATAGATGATGGAGAGAGCGTAACATTTAAAGTAAAAAAATTAGTTCCAAATTCTGATGGAACTGAAGAACAGGAAGAAGAGATTGTAGAACTGACAGGAATAGTTAGCAATAAAGAAGTAGAAGTAATTTGGGAAATTGAAGATCCTGAAGAGAATGAAAATTCTTAA
- a CDS encoding type VI secretion system Vgr family protein, translating into MALQTNTVIKINGVQYPNFLDLQIIQGINTHHHFDISILWEQFTEEGTAIIDKTQSFIGQKIEILITDIAEGSTIPEGEFVGIITEAESVKSEFSSLGDHIRIKGYSPTILLDDGPHCIGYEEKDLAEIVRLATASYQIETPPTINPITRDVFPYIVQYNQSAYGFLSHLASRFGEWFYYDGQKIIFGSESAEPLPLKYGIDLLDFNLKMQTHPKTFNYVTRDYYSNEKLESSIAAGTELPGYHAFMAEKSEAMFGQETIVDFHRHTADGDLNQALENSIVKQGEANVARMVVLTGSTMNPGLKIGGLISIAQKTANGETPYGTFIVTKLMHTCQMSGDYKNSFEAIPENVVYPPYTNVSLFPQCHTQTALVVDNADPQSMGRIRVQFSWQLTAPSPWIRMTHPHGGVEKGFHFIPEIGEEVMVGFEAGNAEKPFVIGALYHGAAKPESFASDTNDVKAIRTRSGHTIELNDLEGEEKINIYDNEGSIITFDTQAKSLTISSVENIDISAKNINISAEENIQIAAQQNIDVAAQADANIQAEGNLALQSTGDTTVNSSAALTLAATTDAAMSGQNASVSGQAEAGLSGMQVSVEGQITAVQGASGKIEIM; encoded by the coding sequence ATGGCACTGCAAACAAATACAGTCATAAAAATAAATGGTGTGCAATATCCTAATTTTCTTGATTTACAGATTATTCAAGGAATAAACACGCATCATCATTTTGACATCAGCATATTGTGGGAGCAATTTACCGAAGAAGGCACTGCCATCATCGATAAAACACAATCCTTTATTGGGCAAAAAATAGAAATTCTCATTACTGATATTGCTGAAGGATCAACGATTCCTGAAGGTGAGTTTGTTGGAATTATTACCGAAGCTGAATCGGTAAAATCAGAATTTTCATCGCTTGGCGATCACATCAGAATAAAAGGCTATAGTCCTACCATTTTACTTGATGATGGACCTCATTGCATTGGTTACGAAGAAAAAGACCTGGCCGAAATTGTTCGTTTGGCAACTGCATCCTACCAAATTGAAACGCCACCAACTATCAATCCCATAACAAGAGATGTTTTTCCTTATATCGTACAATACAATCAAAGTGCTTATGGCTTTTTAAGTCATTTGGCATCTCGCTTTGGCGAATGGTTCTACTACGATGGACAAAAAATAATTTTCGGATCGGAAAGTGCTGAGCCCCTACCCTTAAAATACGGTATCGACTTACTCGATTTTAACCTGAAAATGCAAACGCATCCCAAAACATTTAACTACGTAACAAGAGATTACTATTCCAATGAAAAATTAGAAAGCTCGATTGCTGCAGGAACAGAATTGCCAGGATATCATGCTTTTATGGCCGAAAAATCGGAAGCCATGTTTGGACAAGAAACCATTGTCGATTTTCACAGGCATACTGCCGATGGAGATTTAAATCAGGCATTGGAAAATTCGATTGTAAAGCAAGGGGAAGCAAATGTTGCCCGAATGGTTGTTTTAACCGGAAGTACAATGAATCCAGGACTTAAAATTGGAGGTTTAATATCTATCGCACAAAAAACAGCCAATGGAGAAACACCTTACGGTACTTTCATTGTTACCAAACTAATGCACACCTGCCAAATGTCGGGCGATTACAAAAATAGTTTCGAGGCAATTCCCGAAAATGTTGTTTATCCACCCTACACAAATGTGTCGCTCTTTCCGCAATGCCACACACAAACCGCTTTGGTTGTAGACAATGCCGATCCGCAAAGTATGGGAAGAATACGCGTTCAGTTTAGCTGGCAGTTGACTGCTCCATCACCATGGATTCGAATGACTCATCCGCATGGTGGCGTTGAAAAAGGATTCCATTTTATTCCAGAAATAGGAGAAGAAGTAATGGTTGGTTTTGAAGCTGGAAATGCAGAAAAACCTTTCGTAATTGGTGCTCTATACCATGGTGCTGCCAAGCCAGAAAGTTTTGCAAGCGATACCAATGATGTTAAAGCCATACGTACTCGTAGTGGACATACCATCGAATTAAATGATTTAGAAGGTGAAGAAAAAATTAATATTTACGATAACGAAGGCAGTATCATCACTTTCGACACACAAGCAAAATCACTAACGATTAGCTCTGTTGAAAACATTGACATTAGTGCCAAAAATATCAATATATCTGCCGAAGAAAATATCCAAATTGCTGCTCAGCAAAATATTGATGTAGCGGCACAAGCCGATGCAAACATTCAGGCTGAAGGCAATTTAGCACTTCAATCGACTGGAGATACTACTGTAAATAGTAGTGCTGCATTAACGCTTGCTGCAACAACCGATGCCGCTATGAGTGGTCAAAATGCAAGTGTTTCGGGACAAGCAGAAGCAGGCTTATCGGGAATGCAAGTTAGCGTTGAAGGACAAATAACAGCTGTGCAAGGTGCTAGTGGGAAGATTGAAATCATGTAA
- the tssD gene encoding type VI secretion system tube protein TssD, giving the protein MSFLAEFIIDNSVAKVINCHFGMDQSITVNGRASQKPVGGGIIELELESTSSTEFFDWMASPDKRKSGSVTFYRRDAMSRLKRLDFTDALCVSYHEYFHAEGSHPMVTKMKLSAREITLEDVSVVNDWNAEA; this is encoded by the coding sequence ATGTCATTTTTGGCTGAATTTATTATAGACAACTCTGTAGCAAAAGTAATTAATTGCCATTTTGGAATGGATCAATCGATTACCGTTAACGGACGTGCTTCTCAAAAACCTGTTGGTGGAGGAATTATTGAATTGGAATTGGAATCAACATCTAGTACCGAATTCTTCGATTGGATGGCTTCGCCCGATAAACGCAAAAGTGGAAGTGTAACTTTTTACCGCCGCGATGCTATGTCGCGACTAAAAAGGCTCGATTTTACAGATGCTCTTTGCGTTTCCTATCACGAATATTTTCATGCTGAAGGATCGCATCCGATGGTTACCAAAATGAAATTATCGGCACGTGAAATCACTCTCGAAGATGTTTCAGTTGTTAACGACTGGAATGCTGAAGCTTAA
- the tssD gene encoding type VI secretion system tube protein TssD, whose translation MSFKAKLNVGGKTMNVLSCNYDLTQEVDATGRPSSVTRGGRVMLTVESTGDTDMFEWMCNNFERKDGTVTFLKRDTDAKQKELSFTEGYLVKYEEKFNAFDNMAMAESFTISAREIKMGNGEHVNEWV comes from the coding sequence ATGTCATTTAAGGCGAAATTAAACGTAGGTGGAAAAACAATGAATGTTTTATCCTGCAATTACGATTTAACTCAAGAAGTTGATGCAACAGGTCGTCCATCATCTGTTACTCGTGGCGGTCGTGTCATGTTAACAGTAGAAAGTACTGGTGATACCGATATGTTCGAATGGATGTGTAACAACTTCGAGAGAAAAGATGGCACAGTAACTTTCTTAAAGCGCGATACCGATGCTAAACAGAAAGAATTGTCGTTTACTGAAGGTTACCTTGTAAAGTATGAGGAAAAATTCAATGCCTTCGATAATATGGCAATGGCTGAATCGTTTACCATCTCTGCCCGTGAAATTAAAATGGGTAACGGTGAGCATGTTAATGAGTGGGTATAA
- a CDS encoding NlpC/P60 family protein encodes MPVNKTSINREKRYGNAIIAIGLIIYLSSLFSCGSKKIVHNTIYNDEPAIVALKEKYAGILHVEKDKISNISLYQVIDEWETVKDSNMLKLGSLNMSFVQYLYYLNLKTKLPIGINELYKGRKTYLFNDCHFLEEGDLVFFKEKYRAVKEVGFYLDNDVFVAADAGGDLCFHHLRDSISKFHVISNAKIIKDGK; translated from the coding sequence ATGCCTGTAAATAAGACTTCTATAAATAGAGAAAAACGATATGGGAATGCCATTATAGCAATTGGTCTGATCATTTATTTGAGCAGTTTGTTTTCTTGTGGATCAAAAAAAATAGTTCACAATACCATTTATAATGATGAACCTGCAATTGTAGCTTTAAAAGAAAAATATGCGGGAATTCTTCATGTTGAGAAGGATAAAATAAGTAATATTTCTCTTTATCAGGTAATTGATGAGTGGGAAACTGTTAAAGATTCAAATATGCTTAAGCTGGGATCTTTAAATATGAGTTTTGTCCAATATTTATATTATTTAAATCTTAAAACTAAATTACCGATAGGGATTAATGAGCTTTACAAAGGGCGTAAAACTTATTTATTTAATGATTGTCATTTTTTAGAAGAGGGCGATTTGGTTTTTTTTAAAGAAAAGTATCGAGCTGTTAAAGAGGTTGGTTTTTATTTAGATAATGATGTTTTTGTTGCTGCCGATGCAGGTGGAGACCTTTGTTTCCATCATTTACGGGATTCTATTTCCAAATTCCATGTGATTTCAAATGCTAAGATTATTAAGGATGGAAAATGA
- a CDS encoding TssN family type VI secretion system protein: MILKSLLAGDINAISILFIFFGAMFFAFAKSLKKLFSHDRKKMILYLLVAALAYAVCSLFTIQNLMFYGITSNYIAIMVMSLLFGSLMIMALEKYFEWPDKLKWLAQLMLILVSVLIGFVVFVQIAGRFGVVGMHYFFSTATIGVIFPWLFLHLFNSAMDIPLAIYKKWEYPINKKYVRPDHEDLKNPYIITLEFFKSKEAEFISRFRVRAPENMDFGMFFYHFINDYNQKHPEELIHYGAKEEKLQSWIFYRRPRFIGRWKQVNTEQTVFRNNIKENNVIVCQRLSD; this comes from the coding sequence ATGATATTAAAAAGTTTATTAGCTGGGGATATTAATGCGATCTCTATCCTGTTTATTTTTTTTGGAGCGATGTTTTTTGCTTTTGCAAAGAGCTTAAAGAAGTTATTTTCGCACGATAGGAAGAAGATGATTCTATATTTGTTAGTTGCAGCACTAGCATATGCAGTTTGTTCTTTGTTTACCATTCAAAATCTAATGTTTTACGGAATAACATCGAACTACATCGCAATTATGGTGATGAGTTTGTTGTTTGGGAGTTTAATGATCATGGCTTTGGAAAAGTATTTCGAATGGCCAGATAAGTTGAAGTGGCTGGCGCAACTAATGTTAATACTTGTTAGTGTGTTAATTGGCTTTGTTGTATTTGTTCAGATTGCCGGTCGATTTGGTGTTGTTGGAATGCATTATTTCTTTTCAACAGCAACAATTGGTGTTATTTTTCCATGGTTATTTCTTCATTTGTTTAATAGTGCAATGGATATTCCTTTGGCTATTTACAAGAAGTGGGAGTATCCGATTAATAAAAAGTACGTAAGACCAGATCATGAAGATTTAAAAAACCCATATATCATTACGCTAGAGTTTTTTAAGTCGAAAGAAGCTGAGTTTATTTCAAGATTTAGAGTTCGCGCTCCAGAGAATATGGATTTTGGAATGTTCTTCTATCATTTCATTAATGATTACAATCAGAAGCATCCTGAGGAGTTGATACATTACGGTGCAAAGGAAGAAAAATTACAGAGTTGGATCTTTTATCGTAGACCACGCTTTATTGGAAGATGGAAACAAGTGAATACAGAGCAAACAGTATTTAGAAATAACATTAAAGAAAACAATGTAATTGTGTGCCAGAGGTTGAGTGATTAA
- a CDS encoding DUF5458 family protein codes for MIQNKEQVANSLATNDLPLEENLNTLAKYGGFDLLETAIEGVQNMNPERKARKKIFFTENTKKEEREQLKRTLEIWSEAINSSNDLNEMIDSSKEKATETAQTLKKNLSTVVEQTRDLERSYRSTALFYKNSELDKVNNISIMNADPDQIKDLDNTRFIDAVSSEIKNTYDRLDLSDNYGLMVLPGYLGSNMLIEKWGKIAYDNKVMMVTDFEHLDEADDVMEMFSAANLTGGDMFRSNVMMTCNWLVGRGKFDELNEDDDLYVPPAGALAGKVYQTLMSQVTAGKKFGGINEVQGVKFDLRKSEISSLEKMGLIPMVNEYGKVMAFSAKTLFNGANLGLQTYSVVRVFDYVTKVMMDFLNRRAFENFNAKTRKELLKQIIQFLDTISGPDKLIENFTIKRFEQDPIQKDRVHLDIHMKPYFPAKNFLIKMEGQKGDDGNEWDSEYEQD; via the coding sequence ATGATACAAAATAAAGAACAAGTCGCAAATTCGTTAGCAACTAACGATCTGCCATTAGAAGAAAATCTTAACACACTAGCTAAATATGGTGGTTTTGATCTGCTTGAAACTGCAATAGAAGGAGTTCAAAACATGAACCCTGAACGCAAGGCTAGAAAAAAAATCTTCTTTACTGAAAATACAAAAAAAGAAGAGCGCGAACAATTAAAGAGAACTCTTGAAATATGGTCTGAAGCAATCAACAGCTCAAACGATCTTAATGAGATGATTGACAGCAGCAAAGAGAAAGCTACTGAAACCGCTCAAACACTTAAGAAAAACCTAAGTACTGTTGTTGAACAAACCAGAGACTTAGAAAGATCATATCGAAGCACTGCCTTATTCTACAAAAATTCAGAATTGGATAAGGTGAACAACATTTCCATTATGAATGCCGATCCAGATCAAATAAAAGATTTGGACAACACACGTTTCATCGATGCAGTATCCTCCGAAATAAAAAATACTTACGATCGACTTGACCTTAGCGACAACTATGGCTTAATGGTATTGCCAGGTTACCTTGGTTCAAACATGCTAATTGAAAAGTGGGGAAAAATCGCTTACGACAACAAAGTAATGATGGTAACCGATTTTGAACATTTGGACGAAGCTGACGATGTTATGGAGATGTTTAGTGCAGCAAATCTTACTGGTGGTGATATGTTTCGCTCCAATGTAATGATGACCTGTAACTGGCTTGTTGGCCGCGGCAAATTTGACGAACTAAACGAAGATGACGATCTTTACGTTCCACCTGCTGGAGCATTAGCTGGTAAAGTTTATCAAACACTTATGTCGCAGGTAACTGCAGGTAAAAAGTTTGGAGGAATTAACGAAGTACAAGGTGTGAAATTTGACCTTCGTAAAAGCGAAATTTCTAGCCTTGAAAAAATGGGCTTAATCCCAATGGTTAACGAGTATGGAAAAGTAATGGCTTTTTCAGCTAAAACCCTTTTTAATGGTGCCAACCTAGGTCTTCAAACCTATTCGGTTGTTAGAGTATTCGATTACGTAACCAAGGTTATGATGGATTTCTTAAACCGCAGAGCTTTTGAAAATTTCAATGCAAAAACACGTAAAGAGCTATTAAAGCAGATCATTCAATTTTTGGATACCATATCAGGTCCTGACAAATTAATTGAAAATTTCACCATCAAACGCTTCGAACAAGATCCAATTCAAAAAGATCGCGTTCATCTTGATATTCATATGAAGCCATATTTTCCGGCTAAGAACTTCCTAATAAAAATGGAAGGACAAAAAGGAGATGATGGAAACGAATGGGATAGCGAATACGAACAAGATTAA